One Acinetobacter pullicarnis genomic region harbors:
- a CDS encoding META domain-containing protein, with the protein MLKPLMSSVLLAATLGIVGCNTASNVQQQQSSTLLQNKEWTLTHIGSTEIKDDATSSTPKLKFDQATQRLSGTDGCNQLMAGYKIEGAQLNLTQFASTKMMCMGKMQQADQFNQALAKVTAYQSYGHQLKLLDRFGNSVLKFSNTVITQP; encoded by the coding sequence ATGTTAAAACCGCTTATGAGCAGCGTCCTGCTGGCTGCAACGCTCGGCATTGTTGGCTGTAATACTGCTAGCAATGTGCAACAACAGCAGAGTTCAACACTTTTACAAAATAAAGAGTGGACGCTCACTCACATTGGTTCGACAGAAATTAAGGATGATGCAACGAGCAGTACACCTAAACTTAAATTCGATCAAGCAACACAACGTTTAAGTGGTACAGATGGCTGTAATCAATTGATGGCAGGCTATAAAATTGAGGGTGCACAACTGAACCTAACCCAGTTTGCATCGACCAAAATGATGTGTATGGGCAAGATGCAGCAAGCAGATCAATTCAATCAAGCACTCGCTAAAGTCACGGCATATCAAAGCTATGGCCATCAGCTCAAGTTATTGGATCGTTTTGGCAATAGCGTTTTAAAGTTCAGCAATACAGTAATAACGCAACCTTAA
- a CDS encoding TetR/AcrR family transcriptional regulator, producing MTSSKTLKTKDRILLTSLQLFNERGERAVTTNHLAAELGISPGNLYYHFSNKQEIIRELMHQYQKETLEMLALPDDRVVDANDKIRYFQVLSGQLWAYRFLHRDVYHLIENNESFRKNYPRFAGKVMQQGQKIYQAFVEAGLMQMTATEIEALIINIWIVLTNWTNFLYMSGHLSDSNHLEEKWVWQALRQMVFLEGPYLRGESRETYERLLETFGSSDFFSSLSGSKFELNANED from the coding sequence ATGACAAGCTCTAAAACCTTGAAAACCAAAGATCGAATTTTGCTGACGAGCTTACAGTTGTTCAATGAGCGTGGTGAACGCGCGGTGACAACCAATCATCTTGCCGCTGAGTTGGGTATTAGTCCAGGAAATTTGTATTATCACTTTAGTAATAAGCAAGAGATCATTCGTGAGCTCATGCATCAATATCAAAAAGAGACCTTGGAAATGCTGGCATTGCCAGATGATCGTGTGGTTGATGCTAATGATAAAATCCGTTACTTCCAAGTACTGAGCGGTCAGTTATGGGCCTATCGGTTTTTACATCGAGATGTTTACCATTTAATTGAGAACAATGAAAGTTTTCGCAAAAACTATCCGCGCTTTGCCGGTAAAGTGATGCAACAAGGGCAAAAAATTTATCAGGCCTTTGTTGAAGCTGGTTTAATGCAAATGACTGCAACAGAGATTGAAGCGCTGATTATTAATATTTGGATTGTGCTGACCAACTGGACCAACTTTTTATATATGTCTGGGCATCTGAGTGATTCAAACCATTTAGAGGAAAAATGGGTTTGGCAAGCGCTCAGACAAATGGTGTTTTTAGAGGGGCCCTATTTGCGTGGGGAGAGTCGTGAAACCTACGAGCGATTATTAGAAACATTTGGTTCTTCAGACTTTTTTAGCAGTCTTTCGGGTAGCAAGTTTGAGCTGAATGCGAATGAAGATTGA
- a CDS encoding TonB family protein: MHQSSTPNLQRPQPDMKKKIIIALMAVAVGHIGVLWGVSQIKTAELKPIEKKPIKVKLVKIKEEFVPPPPPPPPTKPIKPKVEPKPEPIPVVKPKVIAQKNEKTKEKVIFQDDTLEKQKLEKDRLEKDRLERDRQKREQDERDRQKREQDERDRQKREQDERDRQKREQDENSKKPRMVSEGDVSWSRRPIIDAAQVVKWLKPEDGVKTIKLEITSDGAGKVMSVKLLQGSGFSSLDSYVVKQTNAAKFKPYKENGVSVPFVVRQNFSVSTNEKRR; this comes from the coding sequence ATGCATCAGTCTTCCACACCAAATTTGCAACGACCGCAACCCGATATGAAGAAAAAAATTATCATTGCCTTAATGGCTGTGGCAGTTGGGCACATCGGGGTACTCTGGGGTGTAAGTCAGATTAAAACGGCTGAACTCAAACCGATTGAGAAAAAGCCAATCAAAGTAAAGTTGGTAAAAATTAAAGAAGAATTTGTACCGCCACCACCACCTCCGCCACCAACCAAACCAATTAAGCCAAAAGTCGAACCAAAACCTGAACCGATTCCAGTGGTCAAACCCAAAGTTATTGCTCAAAAAAATGAGAAAACGAAGGAAAAAGTAATTTTTCAAGATGATACTTTGGAAAAGCAAAAACTGGAAAAAGATCGCTTGGAAAAAGACCGCTTAGAGCGGGATCGTCAGAAGCGTGAACAAGATGAGCGTGATCGTCAAAAGCGCGAACAAGATGAACGAGATCGTCAGAAGCGCGAACAAGACGAACGAGATCGTCAGAAGCGCGAACAAGATGAAAATTCGAAGAAACCTCGGATGGTGTCTGAGGGTGATGTTTCTTGGTCACGACGTCCTATTATTGATGCAGCGCAAGTGGTTAAATGGTTGAAGCCAGAAGATGGGGTTAAAACGATTAAACTCGAAATTACTTCAGATGGTGCCGGTAAAGTCATGAGCGTTAAGCTTCTGCAAGGAAGTGGTTTTAGCTCACTCGACAGTTATGTTGTAAAGCAAACCAATGCTGCTAAATTTAAACCATATAAAGAGAATGGCGTCAGTGTTCCCTTTGTTGTAAGGCAAAATTTTAGTGTTTCTACTAACGAAAAACGTAGATAA
- the thyA gene encoding thymidylate synthase: MRAYLNLLQHILDHGADKGDRTGTGTRSVFGHQMRFDLSQGFPLLTTKKVHFRSIAIELLWFLKGDTNVQYLQDNKVSIWDEWSTAEQTARFGRPAGELGPVYGHQWRNFAASQAEDGAYNHDGFDQISWLVNEIKTNPNSRRLIVSGWNPKEAGQVALPPCHTLFQFFVQNGKLSCQLYQRSADVFLGVPFNIASYALLTHMIAQVCDLEVGDFVWTGGDTHLYANHFEQTQLQLSREPMPLCQLKLNPAVKNIFDFKFEDIEIENYQSHPGIKAAVAV; the protein is encoded by the coding sequence ATGCGAGCGTATCTCAACCTTTTACAACACATTCTTGATCATGGTGCTGACAAAGGCGACCGCACTGGAACGGGTACACGTTCCGTATTTGGTCATCAAATGCGCTTTGATTTAAGTCAAGGTTTTCCTCTACTGACCACCAAAAAAGTGCATTTCCGTTCAATTGCGATTGAGCTGTTATGGTTCCTTAAAGGCGACACCAATGTTCAGTATTTACAGGACAATAAAGTCAGTATTTGGGATGAATGGTCAACGGCAGAGCAAACGGCACGCTTTGGTCGCCCTGCGGGTGAACTTGGCCCAGTCTATGGGCACCAATGGCGAAATTTTGCTGCCAGCCAAGCAGAAGATGGTGCCTATAACCACGATGGTTTTGATCAAATCTCATGGTTAGTCAATGAAATTAAAACCAATCCAAACTCACGTCGTCTCATCGTTTCTGGTTGGAACCCCAAAGAAGCTGGCCAAGTGGCGCTACCACCTTGTCATACTTTATTTCAGTTCTTTGTGCAGAATGGCAAACTTTCCTGCCAATTGTATCAACGCAGTGCCGATGTGTTTCTAGGTGTACCGTTTAACATTGCCAGCTATGCACTCTTAACCCACATGATTGCCCAAGTCTGTGATCTTGAAGTGGGTGATTTTGTTTGGACTGGCGGGGATACCCATTTATATGCCAATCATTTTGAGCAAACCCAATTACAGCTCAGCCGCGAACCGATGCCATTGTGCCAACTCAAGCTGAACCCAGCCGTTAAAAATATTTTTGATTTTAAATTTGAAGATATTGAAATTGAAAATTATCAATCACATCCAGGAATTAAAGCAGCGGTGGCCGTATGA
- a CDS encoding ExbD/TolR family protein, with protein sequence MAFQLGEDNDTGMNEMNLIPLIDIMLVLMIIFLVTATVANPSIPLTLPKTTADIVEPPAKEVTININAQGEISWGTKTITLEELQTRFKEESQSALKPAIQLRADKDARYDTVAQVMASASEAGLNDIAFVSDN encoded by the coding sequence ATGGCTTTTCAATTGGGTGAAGACAACGACACTGGCATGAATGAGATGAATCTCATTCCGCTGATCGACATTATGTTGGTATTGATGATCATTTTCTTGGTCACAGCAACTGTTGCTAACCCATCAATACCATTAACCTTACCAAAAACCACTGCGGATATTGTTGAGCCGCCAGCAAAAGAAGTCACCATTAATATTAATGCACAAGGTGAAATCTCTTGGGGAACCAAAACGATTACTTTAGAAGAGCTGCAAACGCGGTTTAAAGAAGAATCACAGTCAGCGCTAAAACCTGCGATCCAACTTCGTGCCGATAAAGATGCGCGTTATGATACGGTTGCGCAAGTAATGGCAAGTGCCAGTGAAGCAGGCTTAAATGATATTGCTTTTGTCAGTGATAACTAA
- a CDS encoding Lnb N-terminal periplasmic domain-containing protein, translated as MHNIGKKDFFIALGKVLLHALFSLFVILSSIWLCFALWIQQPGSVLTSQILIGLWISFACSILGIYFTQSVFSRGKDSIIYLIILALAMLWYFNIPAKQDRDWSPDVANILSYQRDGDLVTIDNIRNFEWYSQDRFQERWETRTYDLAQITGVNIITSYWMGPQIAHTLVSFDFADQKPLVFSIEIRKEKDEAFSAIGGFFRQFELSLIASDEKDIIYTRSNIRGEQVYFFPVAMSKPAMKALFLEYLSKSDELRAQPKWYNTLTSNCTTLIFDMVQAIDPNKLPKDYRLLASGYLPNYLYDLNVLNPVWNMQQWYQHAHVNPRTSNFNQLKDQSSAHYSALLREGLPRSTPPAKTSP; from the coding sequence ATGCATAACATCGGGAAAAAAGACTTTTTTATCGCGCTTGGAAAAGTTTTACTGCATGCCCTGTTTAGCCTGTTTGTGATTTTATCATCGATCTGGCTCTGCTTTGCACTTTGGATTCAACAGCCTGGAAGCGTGCTGACCAGCCAGATCCTAATTGGGCTTTGGATTTCTTTTGCTTGCAGTATTTTGGGAATCTACTTCACCCAAAGCGTCTTTAGTCGCGGCAAAGACAGCATAATCTACTTGATTATATTGGCTTTAGCCATGCTGTGGTATTTTAATATTCCAGCCAAACAAGACCGCGACTGGAGCCCCGATGTTGCCAACATTCTCAGTTATCAACGCGATGGTGACTTGGTCACTATTGATAATATTCGTAATTTTGAATGGTATAGCCAAGATCGTTTTCAAGAGCGTTGGGAAACTCGCACTTACGATTTAGCCCAAATCACTGGGGTGAATATTATTACCTCCTATTGGATGGGACCACAAATCGCGCACACCTTGGTCAGTTTTGATTTTGCTGATCAAAAGCCGCTGGTATTTTCGATCGAAATTCGTAAAGAAAAAGATGAAGCATTTTCGGCAATTGGAGGTTTCTTCCGTCAATTTGAACTGAGTCTGATCGCCTCTGATGAAAAAGATATTATCTATACCCGTAGCAATATTCGCGGTGAACAGGTTTATTTTTTCCCCGTTGCGATGTCTAAACCTGCAATGAAAGCACTGTTCTTAGAATACCTCAGCAAGTCCGATGAACTTCGCGCCCAACCGAAGTGGTATAACACGCTCACCAGTAACTGCACGACCCTAATCTTTGATATGGTGCAGGCCATTGACCCCAATAAACTTCCCAAAGATTACCGACTTTTGGCTTCGGGGTATTTACCCAATTATCTGTATGACCTGAACGTGCTTAATCCAGTATGGAATATGCAGCAATGGTATCAACATGCGCATGTTAATCCGCGCACGTCCAACTTTAATCAGCTTAAAGATCAAAGCAGCGCACATTATTCCGCTTTACTCCGTGAAGGTTTGCCTCGCAGTACGCCGCCTGCAAAAACTTCGCCTTAA
- a CDS encoding YwqG family protein, with amino-acid sequence MSLDWAALPPQIQQFKDQILATAKPSVSIELQGTAAVTRWQSQIGGMPYLPLTESYPMDREGKPLKLLAQMNFAEMPSLPDYPSSGILQFYIGGDDLYGADFDDLQKQADFRVMFFEQVIEDESLLHQDFSEYFAQFDADYYSPVEGQSALSFAVETQYISTDDENFARQVLSMDDIWDYEEQFEGADLQEDWLDPYNEQFPSTGHRLGGYPYFTQSDPREYRDELKAYVLLLQIDSDQANGIDIMWGDVGVGNFFIDPADLKKRDFSKVAYNWDCG; translated from the coding sequence ATGAGTCTGGATTGGGCCGCATTACCACCACAAATACAGCAATTTAAAGATCAGATTTTGGCAACCGCGAAACCGAGTGTATCGATTGAACTACAAGGTACAGCGGCGGTCACACGCTGGCAAAGTCAGATCGGTGGTATGCCTTATTTACCACTGACAGAAAGCTATCCGATGGATCGTGAGGGTAAGCCACTCAAGTTGTTGGCACAAATGAATTTTGCAGAAATGCCAAGCCTACCCGATTATCCAAGTTCAGGAATTTTACAGTTCTATATTGGCGGTGATGATCTGTACGGTGCGGACTTTGATGATCTACAAAAACAAGCAGATTTTCGGGTGATGTTCTTTGAACAGGTCATTGAGGATGAAAGCTTATTACATCAAGATTTTAGTGAATATTTTGCTCAATTTGATGCGGACTATTATTCACCTGTTGAAGGGCAGTCTGCACTGAGCTTTGCCGTAGAAACACAATATATCAGTACCGATGATGAAAATTTTGCGCGCCAAGTATTGTCGATGGATGATATTTGGGACTATGAAGAACAGTTTGAAGGCGCTGATCTGCAAGAAGATTGGCTAGACCCTTATAATGAACAGTTCCCTAGCACTGGGCATCGTCTGGGAGGGTATCCGTATTTCACTCAATCCGATCCACGTGAGTATCGAGATGAATTAAAAGCCTATGTGTTGCTGCTGCAAATTGATAGTGATCAGGCAAATGGGATCGATATCATGTGGGGCGATGTTGGGGTTGGGAACTTCTTTATTGACCCAGCCGATTTAAAAAAGCGTGATTTTTCCAAAGTCGCTTATAACTGGGATTGTGGTTAA
- the purU gene encoding formyltetrahydrofolate deformylase, which yields MNMTTANTARLLITCEDKPGIVQAVSSFLYHQGANITALDQYATEAQGGRYFMRVEFELEHLQSRKETLLQTFAANVAERYDMQWRLTLVSDVKKVGVLVSRVDHALLELLWRHARGGLPCEITQVISNHEDLKESVENFGIPFIVVPVNKDNKVEAYAKIDELMQGNDLLVLARYMQVLSEDFVARWPMKVINIHHSFLPAFVGANPYKQAYEKGVKLIGATAHYVTADLDQGPIIEQDVERVNHDFTVDQLRELGQDVERNVLARAVRWHLEDRIIVDGNKTVVFQ from the coding sequence ATGAACATGACGACCGCCAACACCGCACGGTTATTGATTACTTGTGAAGACAAGCCAGGCATCGTGCAAGCCGTATCGAGCTTTTTGTATCATCAAGGTGCCAACATTACCGCACTTGATCAATACGCAACTGAAGCTCAGGGTGGACGCTACTTTATGCGTGTTGAGTTTGAACTTGAGCATCTACAGTCTCGCAAAGAAACCCTGCTGCAAACTTTTGCTGCCAACGTCGCTGAACGCTACGACATGCAGTGGCGTTTAACCTTGGTTAGCGATGTTAAAAAAGTCGGGGTTTTGGTCTCTAGAGTGGATCATGCTTTACTTGAGTTACTGTGGCGTCATGCACGTGGCGGTCTACCTTGTGAAATTACCCAAGTGATTTCAAATCATGAAGATTTAAAAGAGTCTGTGGAAAACTTCGGTATTCCTTTTATTGTTGTACCTGTAAATAAAGACAATAAAGTTGAAGCCTACGCCAAAATTGACGAATTGATGCAAGGCAATGACTTGCTAGTGCTTGCGCGTTATATGCAAGTGCTCAGTGAAGACTTTGTGGCAAGATGGCCGATGAAAGTCATCAACATTCACCATTCATTCTTGCCGGCTTTTGTGGGGGCAAATCCATATAAGCAAGCTTATGAGAAAGGGGTGAAGTTGATTGGTGCAACTGCGCACTATGTTACAGCTGATTTGGATCAGGGACCAATCATTGAACAAGATGTAGAGCGTGTAAATCACGACTTTACTGTCGATCAGTTACGTGAATTGGGACAAGATGTTGAGCGTAATGTACTGGCACGTGCAGTTAGATGGCACCTCGAAGACCGAATTATTGTGGATGGAAATAAAACAGTTGTTTTCCAATAA
- the msrA gene encoding peptide-methionine (S)-S-oxide reductase MsrA, protein MQQALFGGGCFWCVEAVFLQLRGVHRVVSGYAGGHTTNPSYEQICQGDTNHAEVILIEYDEAQIEFKQLLDVFFATHDPTTLNRQGNDIGTQYRSVIFYADDAQKQQATQYIDALKADGLAIVTELAAWPTFYPAEDMHQNFYERNPEQGFCNFAIPPKLAKLRSKFQSLMKQD, encoded by the coding sequence ATGCAACAGGCACTTTTTGGTGGTGGATGCTTTTGGTGTGTTGAAGCAGTATTTCTACAGTTAAGAGGCGTGCATCGCGTCGTCAGCGGCTATGCAGGTGGTCATACCACCAATCCCAGCTACGAGCAGATTTGTCAGGGTGATACCAATCATGCTGAAGTGATTTTAATTGAATACGATGAAGCACAAATCGAGTTTAAACAACTGTTAGATGTATTCTTTGCCACACACGATCCAACCACGCTGAATCGTCAAGGCAATGACATTGGCACCCAATACCGTTCTGTTATTTTCTATGCCGATGATGCGCAAAAACAACAAGCGACACAGTATATCGATGCTTTAAAAGCAGATGGGCTGGCAATCGTCACCGAACTTGCGGCATGGCCAACGTTTTATCCTGCTGAAGATATGCATCAAAATTTCTATGAACGCAACCCAGAACAAGGCTTCTGCAACTTTGCCATTCCGCCTAAACTGGCCAAGCTTCGCAGTAAGTTCCAGAGCCTAATGAAACAAGACTAA
- a CDS encoding IS4-like element ISAba1 family transposase (programmed frameshift) yields the protein MTHLNELYLILNKYLKWNKSHLKCFALIMLVIILKQTCNLSSASKALPIKCLPQSFYRRMQRFFAGQYFDYRQISRLIFNIFSFDKVQLTLDRTNWKWGKRNINILMLAIVYRGIAIPILWTLLNKRGNSDTKERIALIQRFISIFGKDRIVNVFADREFIGEQWFTWLIEQDINFCIRVKKNFIVTNHLGKNHKISDLFRHLKVGQIECRKRRILVGRVKLYISALQLENGELLLVVSPQFNANAIQDYALRWEIETLFSCLKGRGFNLENTRLTDPRRVKKLIAVLAISFCWCYLTGEWQHDQKKAIKIKKHGRLSMSLFRYGLDYVQMAIQRLIGFGKKEEFKEILAILRRQNPDRIRVL from the exons ATGACACATCTCAATGAGTTATATCTTATCTTAAACAAATATCTAAAATGGAACAAGTCACATTTAAAGTGCTTTGCGCTCATCATGCTTGTGATTATTTTAAAGCAAACATGTAATCTTTCTTCTGCATCTAAAGCCTTGCCCATCAAGTGCTTACCACAATCATTTTATCGACGTATGCAGCGCTTCTTTGCAGGTCAGTATTTCGATTATCGTCAAATTTCTCGGTTGATTTTCAATATATTTTCATTCGACAAAGTGCAACTGACTTTAGATAGAACCAATTGGAAATGGGGAAAACGAAATATTAATATCCTGATGCTCGCGATCGTTTATCGTGGAATAGCGATACCTATCCTTTGGACATTGCTTAATAAACGTGGAAATTCAGATACGAAAGAGCGCATTGCTTTGATTCAACGCTTTATCTCCATTTTTGGTAAAGACCGTATTGTGAATGTGTTCGCAGACAGAGAGTTTATCGGTGAGCAGTGGTTTACATGGTTAATTGAACAAGACATCAACTTCTGCATTCGTGTTA AAAAAAACTTCATTGTCACCAATCATTTAGGAAAGAATCATAAAATTAGTGATTTATTTCGCCATCTTAAAGTTGGTCAAATTGAATGTCGTAAACGACGGATTTTGGTTGGTCGGGTGAAACTATATATAAGTGCACTACAGTTAGAAAATGGAGAGCTTTTACTCGTCGTTTCTCCTCAGTTTAATGCCAATGCTATTCAGGATTATGCATTACGCTGGGAAATTGAAACCTTATTCAGTTGTCTCAAAGGACGCGGGTTTAATCTTGAAAATACGCGCTTGACAGACCCTAGACGAGTGAAAAAATTGATTGCGGTGTTAGCTATAAGCTTCTGTTGGTGTTACTTAACGGGTGAATGGCAACATGATCAAAAAAAAGCGATAAAAATAAAGAAGCATGGACGACTCTCAATGAGTTTATTTCGCTATGGTTTAGACTATGTTCAAATGGCGATTCAGCGTTTAATTGGTTTTGGGAAAAAAGAAGAGTTTAAGGAAATTTTGGCAATTTTAAGAAGGCAGAATCCTGATAGGATAAGGGTTCTGTGA
- a CDS encoding CHAP domain-containing protein: protein MAYHANVQQQHVAEHHQIRARAKQQNNKKATIQNSEVIPANPLTKNSEKKSIVQAKYAINLHTFSKSLARISSRTSSQKCAKSIRLALESAGARFDNHPVAASDWGKTLMDIGYRRINPAFDHPERGDIYIIQRTKAHVYGHIAGFSGAEWVSDFKQSSHVVYKENVTYSYYRLGS from the coding sequence ATGGCTTATCACGCCAATGTTCAACAGCAGCATGTTGCTGAACATCATCAGATTAGGGCTCGTGCAAAGCAGCAGAATAATAAAAAGGCAACGATTCAGAACAGCGAAGTCATTCCAGCCAATCCCTTGACGAAGAATTCAGAGAAGAAAAGCATCGTTCAGGCCAAATATGCCATCAATCTTCATACATTTTCCAAAAGCTTAGCCCGTATTTCGAGCAGAACCAGCTCACAGAAATGTGCGAAGAGTATACGTCTTGCATTAGAAAGTGCGGGTGCACGTTTTGATAACCATCCTGTCGCGGCATCGGACTGGGGCAAGACTCTCATGGATATTGGTTATCGTCGAATTAATCCTGCTTTTGATCATCCAGAACGGGGTGATATTTATATTATTCAGCGTACCAAAGCCCATGTTTATGGGCATATCGCTGGATTTTCTGGCGCAGAGTGGGTATCTGACTTTAAGCAAAGTAGCCATGTGGTCTATAAGGAAAATGTGACCTATAGCTATTATCGACTTGGGTCTTAA
- a CDS encoding MotA/TolQ/ExbB proton channel family protein produces MNFSVYWQHADAISKTLYFILLAMSIATWTIFVLRLLGTRQLKQQAQAQLSKAMNQLKAKFVPLSFDQRKAVAEQALLRQISVEKSSAEKGVSVLGTIASLAPFVGLFGTVWGIFHALVAVGQSGQAGLAQVATPVGEALIMTGLGLAVAIPAVIAYNICVRFNRTLTNDLQDHAHGLLIDTMLQQESTPASVPVEQSQKGLVGGQA; encoded by the coding sequence ATGAACTTTTCAGTCTATTGGCAACATGCAGACGCGATTAGTAAGACGCTGTATTTTATACTTTTGGCGATGTCGATTGCGACATGGACCATTTTTGTCTTACGTTTGCTCGGTACGCGCCAGCTGAAACAACAAGCGCAAGCACAGCTGAGTAAGGCAATGAATCAACTCAAGGCAAAATTTGTCCCATTGAGCTTTGATCAACGTAAAGCTGTTGCAGAACAAGCTTTACTTCGTCAAATCTCAGTTGAGAAATCATCTGCTGAAAAAGGTGTTTCTGTACTGGGTACCATTGCTTCTTTAGCACCCTTTGTCGGGTTGTTTGGTACCGTGTGGGGCATTTTTCACGCCTTGGTTGCTGTTGGTCAAAGTGGTCAAGCTGGTCTTGCTCAGGTTGCAACGCCTGTCGGTGAAGCACTGATTATGACTGGACTGGGTTTGGCGGTCGCGATTCCTGCGGTGATTGCCTATAACATTTGTGTCCGTTTTAATCGTACGCTCACCAATGATTTGCAAGATCATGCTCATGGTCTATTGATCGACACCATGTTACAGCAAGAGTCAACGCCGGCTTCTGTGCCCGTTGAACAGTCACAAAAAGGACTCGTTGGAGGTCAAGCTTAA
- a CDS encoding dihydrofolate reductase, with translation MSFKGLEIVHVVAMDQQYCIGTGNQLPWHISADLQHFKAITQGGVVIMGRKTLESMGRALPNRVNWVITRDPSWRFDGVKVAFSIEDALNNALPDVRASEKPNSIFIIGGGEIFKQSIDIADRLELTHIELDVQGDAHYPEIPAAFKKMATEKHIDDKTGIAFEFASYQK, from the coding sequence ATGAGTTTTAAAGGTTTAGAAATTGTGCACGTGGTGGCAATGGATCAACAATACTGTATTGGCACAGGCAATCAACTGCCGTGGCATATCTCTGCCGACCTACAACACTTTAAAGCCATTACCCAAGGTGGTGTGGTGATCATGGGCCGTAAAACCCTTGAATCGATGGGTCGTGCCCTGCCTAATCGGGTCAACTGGGTGATTACGCGTGATCCTAGCTGGCGTTTTGATGGGGTAAAAGTTGCATTTAGCATCGAAGATGCTTTAAACAATGCCCTCCCCGATGTACGTGCTTCAGAAAAACCCAATTCAATTTTCATTATTGGTGGGGGTGAGATTTTCAAGCAAAGCATTGATATCGCAGATCGTTTGGAACTCACCCATATCGAACTCGATGTACAAGGTGATGCGCACTACCCTGAGATTCCGGCTGCTTTTAAGAAAATGGCGACTGAGAAACATATTGATGACAAAACAGGGATTGCATTTGAGTTCGCAAGCTATCAAAAATAG